A window of the Desulfobacula toluolica Tol2 genome harbors these coding sequences:
- a CDS encoding queuosine precursor transporter: MANYNTINNSFSDKSLRTYIILCSVFCGSLVMNTVIGTKIAHIGGLYVPAGIFLWSLTFPITDIVSEVYGKKYAMYFVIGGAIVLLLSLTSIQFAILLPSAPFWTKQEAYKAVLDSNTRTLFAAICSFLISQFADVTIFSWLRHKTTGRFLWLRNNVSTFISQSLACGVFLLVAFGGTISPESMIKLFSTNLIARWLLALTDTPIVYLGVTTIYRMHPQLANDHY; encoded by the coding sequence ATGGCCAACTATAATACTATTAACAATTCATTTAGCGACAAATCTCTTAGAACATATATTATCCTATGTTCTGTTTTTTGTGGTAGTTTGGTTATGAATACAGTTATAGGAACAAAAATTGCTCATATTGGAGGGCTTTACGTCCCTGCAGGTATTTTCTTGTGGAGTTTAACATTTCCAATAACTGACATTGTTAGTGAGGTCTATGGTAAGAAATATGCTATGTATTTTGTTATTGGAGGAGCAATAGTTTTGCTGTTATCATTAACATCTATTCAGTTTGCAATCTTGCTACCATCTGCACCTTTCTGGACAAAGCAAGAAGCTTATAAAGCTGTCCTTGATAGCAATACTCGGACATTGTTCGCTGCAATTTGTAGTTTTTTAATATCTCAATTCGCTGATGTAACAATTTTTAGTTGGCTTAGGCATAAAACAACTGGAAGGTTTTTATGGTTAAGAAACAATGTTTCTACATTCATTTCTCAATCATTAGCTTGTGGTGTCTTCCTCCTAGTTGCTTTTGGAGGGACAATTAGCCCAGAAAGCATGATAAAACTATTTTCAACTAATTTGATTGCAAGATGGTTATTAGCTCTTACTGACACACCAATTGTTTATCTTGGTGTAACAACCATCTATAGAATGCACCCTCAGCTCGCTAATGACCACTATTGA
- a CDS encoding LPO_1073/Vpar_1526 family protein, whose protein sequence is MLSLLKKMTNKSNQKQDAGDNSTNLQGQQVIVNQGISYADAKEIANDVFKANFIELKKEAAAIAQKRAEEVTDKIISQLTERHPESIGEFEQPAMQDALFTVQKQYAMSGDEDLGDLLVDILVDRASEPKRNMVQIVLDESLSIAPKLTIEQLDTLTLNFLLVSTRRIDVKNYNELVAHFNKRIIPFVENLSDSHSDYTHIEYLGCGHVRTGNYGQLEKRLRETYKAFFSKGFTEEELVDEIGEEHNLQGLIIPCFHEPTKLQIGVFDEDVLERIIDKNGLSEEIKNKLKQYWQNTTKSQGEVKTMLLEAIPEMEKIFDVWGKASFNRLELTSVGIAIAHANYRRKTGDTMDLSIWIK, encoded by the coding sequence ATGTTGAGTTTACTCAAAAAAATGACAAATAAATCCAATCAAAAGCAAGACGCTGGTGATAACTCCACAAATTTACAAGGCCAGCAAGTTATTGTGAATCAAGGCATTTCCTACGCAGACGCAAAAGAAATTGCGAATGATGTGTTCAAGGCTAATTTTATTGAGTTAAAAAAAGAAGCTGCTGCTATTGCACAAAAAAGAGCAGAAGAGGTTACTGACAAAATAATCTCACAGCTTACAGAACGGCATCCTGAGTCTATTGGTGAATTTGAACAACCAGCAATGCAAGATGCCCTATTCACTGTACAAAAACAGTATGCTATGAGCGGAGACGAGGATCTTGGGGATTTGCTTGTAGATATCTTAGTTGATCGAGCTTCTGAGCCTAAGAGAAATATGGTGCAAATTGTACTTGATGAATCACTTAGTATTGCTCCTAAATTAACAATCGAACAATTAGACACATTAACTCTAAATTTTCTATTAGTCAGCACCAGACGAATAGATGTGAAAAACTATAATGAGCTTGTAGCTCACTTTAATAAAAGAATCATCCCCTTTGTGGAGAACTTGTCTGATTCCCACTCTGATTATACCCATATTGAGTATTTAGGCTGTGGCCATGTTAGAACAGGAAATTATGGCCAATTAGAAAAGCGACTCAGAGAAACATATAAAGCATTTTTTTCCAAAGGTTTTACTGAAGAAGAGTTAGTTGACGAGATTGGTGAAGAACATAACCTGCAAGGGTTAATTATTCCGTGTTTCCATGAACCGACAAAGTTGCAAATCGGTGTGTTTGATGAAGATGTTCTTGAGCGAATAATTGATAAAAATGGACTTAGTGAAGAAATAAAAAATAAACTAAAACAATATTGGCAAAATACTACAAAATCACAAGGCGAAGTGAAAACGATGCTTCTGGAGGCAATACCAGAGATGGAAAAGATTTTCGATGTTTGGGGCAAAGCATCTTTTAATCGACTTGAACTGACCAGCGTAGGCATCGCAATTGCTCATGCCAATTACAGAAGAAAGACCGGGGACACAATGGATCTTTCTATATGGATAAAATAA